A single genomic interval of Mucilaginibacter boryungensis harbors:
- a CDS encoding exopolysaccharide transport family protein, translating into MELKDFFKLLKKYRNILVIIPLVIVIISYFLVRNLADEYVSSAKIATGIVDQTRQLPGLASALQESKVFAQFSNIMEVMQLKKMIDMVSYQLIIHDLSSNDPFHKLDKKFAEMTPADKAKALKVFRSKLQRLEPLSLYDPYEEWLNKLLISMHYDERSIRKAISVRHDDSSDFITVVGSSDKPQLSAFMVNTLCQGFISYHTNIVQQNETQAVEYLSNLLTEKKRSLDSATNTLQQYKIAHNVLDLQEQAKSANAQIAANEDKILQAQKDVASNQGALDNIDKKFDPADRKYVDQSATKLNLAVTTTMEQMHQADDRYIRSNFDPKLKVKVDSLQARVTEQLNQATDKYISNPLLAKEDLLKQKLALEVARDLAAHSIQAMNRQQENLNNSLKRLVPLSATIGTYEFAIEVATKEYQEVLNRYNQANLQEKTNPKLLMVEYAVPDIAQPSKKMLLVIISGVGSFIICMVAMFVLFYLDDTIKTPLQLVNKTNLPVLGYLNLISGSSIDLRKLWDIEHRDKMQQFKDLLRAIRFEIDQEMDGEKVLAITSMKAGEGKTLLAISLAYSYSMINKKVLLIDGNFDNPTISKTVNPRIFLEDVFKNADTNNEQLSNTSGVLGNHGNDVTLLEISDEKFIHEKFNELKRVYDVIIIEAPSLDTMNKSKEWLLFANKFIAVYEAGKEIANGKKQLVKYLQNAGDKFGGWVLNKSLVAPKKR; encoded by the coding sequence ATGGAATTAAAAGATTTTTTTAAGCTTTTAAAAAAATATAGAAATATACTGGTTATTATACCCCTGGTTATAGTAATCATCTCCTATTTCCTGGTGCGCAACCTGGCGGACGAATATGTGTCCAGCGCGAAAATAGCCACCGGGATCGTCGATCAAACCCGCCAATTACCCGGCCTGGCCAGCGCCCTGCAGGAAAGTAAGGTTTTTGCCCAGTTTAGCAACATCATGGAGGTAATGCAGCTTAAAAAGATGATCGATATGGTATCATACCAGCTCATCATTCATGATTTAAGTAGTAATGACCCATTCCACAAGTTGGATAAAAAATTTGCAGAGATGACCCCGGCCGATAAGGCCAAAGCGCTTAAAGTATTCAGATCTAAATTACAGCGGCTGGAACCGCTTTCGTTGTATGACCCTTACGAGGAATGGTTGAACAAGTTGCTGATCTCTATGCATTATGATGAGCGCTCCATCCGTAAAGCGATAAGCGTAAGGCACGACGACTCCAGCGATTTTATCACCGTAGTAGGATCATCAGATAAACCCCAATTATCGGCATTTATGGTAAATACCCTATGCCAGGGCTTTATTTCATACCATACTAATATTGTACAGCAAAATGAAACCCAGGCGGTTGAATACCTGTCAAACCTGCTTACTGAAAAGAAAAGATCGCTGGATTCGGCAACCAATACGCTGCAACAATATAAAATAGCCCATAATGTGCTTGATTTGCAGGAGCAGGCCAAATCTGCCAATGCACAGATAGCTGCTAACGAGGATAAAATTTTACAGGCTCAGAAAGATGTTGCCTCAAACCAGGGTGCTCTGGATAACATCGACAAAAAGTTTGACCCTGCCGACCGCAAATATGTAGACCAAAGCGCTACTAAATTAAACCTGGCAGTGACTACTACTATGGAGCAGATGCACCAAGCCGACGATCGCTATATCCGCAGTAATTTTGACCCTAAATTAAAAGTCAAAGTTGATTCATTACAGGCGCGCGTAACTGAACAGCTAAACCAGGCGACCGACAAATACATCTCTAACCCATTGTTAGCCAAAGAGGATCTGTTAAAACAAAAACTGGCCTTAGAAGTAGCCCGCGACTTAGCCGCTCATAGCATACAAGCTATGAACCGCCAGCAGGAGAATTTGAATAACAGCCTGAAAAGATTAGTACCCCTTAGTGCAACCATTGGCACTTACGAGTTTGCCATTGAGGTTGCCACAAAAGAATACCAGGAAGTATTGAACCGGTACAACCAGGCTAATTTGCAGGAAAAAACAAATCCTAAATTACTGATGGTGGAATATGCTGTACCCGATATTGCGCAGCCATCTAAAAAAATGCTGTTGGTGATTATAAGCGGGGTGGGCAGTTTTATAATTTGCATGGTAGCCATGTTTGTTTTGTTTTATCTGGATGATACGATAAAAACGCCATTGCAATTGGTTAATAAAACAAACCTGCCTGTGCTGGGATACCTTAACCTTATCAGCGGTTCATCTATCGATTTGCGTAAGCTTTGGGATATTGAACACAGGGATAAAATGCAGCAGTTTAAAGACCTGCTAAGGGCTATACGTTTTGAAATAGACCAGGAGATGGATGGCGAAAAAGTATTGGCTATTACCAGTATGAAAGCCGGCGAAGGCAAAACCCTGCTGGCTATTAGCCTGGCCTACTCGTACAGTATGATCAATAAAAAAGTTTTATTGATTGATGGTAACTTTGATAACCCTACCATAAGTAAAACGGTTAACCCGCGTATTTTTTTGGAGGATGTATTTAAAAATGCAGACACAAATAACGAGCAGCTTAGCAATACCAGTGGTGTTTTAGGTAACCATGGTAATGATGTTACCCTGCTGGAAATTAGCGACGAGAAATTTATCCACGAAAAGTTTAACGAGCTGAAGCGCGTTTATGATGTGATTATTATTGAGGCCCCATCGTTGGATACCATGAATAAATCGAAAGAGTGGTTATTGTTTGCAAATAAGTTTATTGCTGTTTACGAGGCGGGGAAAGAGATTGCTAATGGTAAAAAACAGTTAGTTAAATATTTGCAAAACGCAGGCGATAAGTTTGGTGGCTGGGTGCTTAACAAATCCCTGGTAGCGCCTAAAAAAAGGTAA